A genome region from bacterium includes the following:
- a CDS encoding cupin domain-containing protein, producing MELVRPQRSEARPADTPSNFGGTVHMQRWRQAKDAASADLVAVFFDHGARTRPHVHRSDQVLFVVEGEGIVATERNRRLIHPGDIVIVPAGEWHWHGATPTSAMCHVSSRPAGPTDWSVPLRDWDTYMEGAR from the coding sequence CAGATACACCGTCGAACTTCGGCGGCACCGTCCACATGCAGCGGTGGCGGCAGGCGAAGGACGCGGCGTCCGCGGATCTCGTCGCGGTCTTCTTCGACCACGGCGCGCGGACGCGACCGCACGTCCACAGGTCCGATCAGGTGTTGTTCGTCGTCGAGGGCGAAGGAATCGTCGCGACCGAGCGGAACCGCCGGCTCATCCACCCTGGAGACATTGTCATCGTGCCGGCCGGTGAATGGCACTGGCACGGCGCGACACCAACGAGCGCGATGTGCCACGTCTCGTCGCGGCCGGCCGGGCCAACGGATTGGAGCGTGCCGCTTCGGGATTGGGATACGTATATGGAAGGCGCACGCTAA